From the Nodularia sp. NIES-3585 genome, one window contains:
- a CDS encoding cobyrinate a,c-diamide synthase, which yields MTLVIAGERSGVGKTTVTLTLLASLRRRGVAIQSFKVGPDFIDPMFHGHVTGRACRNLDPVLTSEAYVQKCFADHSQECEYSLVEGVMGLFDGVKDVKNPEDCLISTDFASTAHVARLLDLPVVLVIDCSRLSGSVAAIAHGYCTFDSRIKIAGVVLNRVGSDRHLSLLKDSLEALQLNILGVLRRQDNITIPDRHLGLVPTAELPELDAVINRLADLGDTCFDWQKLLPLLKSPRSPLPTPHSPLPTPHSPVKIAVARDRAFNFYYQDNLDLLQNLGAELVFWSPLEDGELPQDVQGMYFGGGFPEVCAKRLAANTSALQAVKTAILAGMPTIAECGGLMYLCEQIIDFDAKSWPMVGVLPTSAVMGGSLTLGYRRAVALQDHLLVPAGKNIYGHEFHRSCLSVNPHQALFETYRYDCDEHMGTEGWALPLRNLHASYIHLHWGETVEIPQKFIKKCIERLSNFTL from the coding sequence ATGACTTTAGTCATTGCCGGAGAACGTAGTGGGGTGGGCAAGACAACGGTCACGCTCACCCTTTTAGCATCTTTACGCCGTCGTGGTGTGGCGATACAATCTTTCAAGGTCGGCCCAGACTTCATTGATCCGATGTTCCACGGACACGTGACTGGTCGTGCTTGTCGGAATTTAGATCCGGTGTTGACTTCTGAGGCTTACGTTCAAAAATGTTTTGCTGATCATAGCCAAGAGTGTGAATATTCCCTCGTTGAAGGGGTTATGGGGCTATTTGATGGTGTAAAAGATGTTAAAAATCCGGAAGATTGTTTAATTAGTACTGATTTTGCTAGTACGGCACACGTTGCAAGGCTTTTAGATTTACCTGTGGTGTTGGTGATTGATTGCAGTCGTTTGTCTGGTTCTGTGGCGGCGATCGCACACGGTTATTGTACCTTTGATTCGAGAATTAAAATTGCTGGGGTGGTACTAAATCGGGTGGGAAGCGATCGCCACTTATCCTTACTCAAAGATTCCCTAGAAGCATTACAATTAAACATTCTCGGCGTATTGCGTCGTCAAGATAATATCACCATACCTGATCGCCATCTGGGTTTAGTCCCCACCGCCGAACTCCCCGAATTGGATGCGGTAATTAATCGTCTGGCTGATTTAGGAGATACCTGCTTTGACTGGCAAAAGTTATTACCACTATTGAAATCCCCTCGTTCCCCACTCCCCACTCCCCACTCCCCACTCCCCACTCCCCACTCCCCCGTAAAAATTGCCGTTGCACGCGATCGCGCTTTTAATTTTTACTATCAAGATAATCTCGACTTACTGCAAAACTTAGGTGCAGAATTAGTATTCTGGAGTCCTTTGGAAGATGGGGAACTGCCGCAAGATGTACAAGGAATGTATTTTGGTGGAGGGTTCCCAGAAGTCTGTGCAAAGAGGCTTGCCGCCAACACCAGCGCCCTTCAAGCCGTAAAAACGGCAATTTTAGCCGGAATGCCCACAATTGCCGAATGTGGGGGCTTAATGTATTTATGTGAGCAAATTATTGATTTTGACGCTAAATCTTGGCCTATGGTGGGAGTCTTACCCACATCTGCTGTCATGGGTGGAAGTTTAACTTTAGGATATCGTCGCGCTGTCGCTTTGCAAGATCATCTCCTAGTACCAGCAGGTAAGAACATTTACGGACATGAATTTCATCGTTCTTGTTTAAGTGTCAATCCTCATCAAGCTCTGTTTGAAACTTATCGCTACGATTGTGACGAACACATGGGAACTGAAGGCTGGGCTTTACCCTTGAGGAACCTTCACGCCTCGTATATTCACTTACACTGGGGCGAGACTGTAGAGATCCCACAGAAGTTTATTAAAAAATGTATTGAAAGACTCTCTAATTTTACACTGTGA